The following proteins are co-located in the Caldisericum sp. genome:
- a CDS encoding phenylalanine--tRNA ligase subunit beta has translation MIISYRLLKELLDFPYTPSQLADKLTNIGIEVEKVENVEKKFEGVVTARVVEIYPIEGTKLFKAKVDTGDGVFDVVTAATNVRQGDIVPYARVNSRISDGRVIQEKEFSGHISKGMLLSYNELGLDSDLLSNDEKTGILILPEGTPIGIKFEDAFPVEDTLLELSLLPDRADAFYALGVARWVEILLARDEKRRANFDKFKYDILDDKDLPFTPFAVEIKDKEHCSFYSGRLISGVTVKQSSYNLRKKLFSLRIRPINNIVDITNFVAKMYGQPLHAFDFDKLKGKIVVRLARDGEKIVTLDGVERVLTSKNLLITDESGPVALAGVMGGLGTAVTNETKNVFLESAYFTPSTISKSARSLGLLTDASSLFEKGVDPKFTGIASLVASKLILEEGGGKAYKDSVADFRSEKESVKVRVNKVSSLLGEDISKEEIKKYFDMEGFDYKEIENGFLVSAPSFRQDISIEEDLIEEIIRMRGYNEFSEKPIVAPLRSGSFEPIVKFNMELREVLLRLGLNEIVTSTLTNKEILSKFGLYDEEKVIKILNPLTEDMSLLRPSLFVGSYEVAVRNINVQEENLAMFEIGKIFFKDNTNFNEEYHFSIFLKGNRVYRNPYGKTLPYDYYYLKGLIEAVFEDFGIRAEFRKSNFPYLHPYKTAEVYSNGVVLGYIGGIHPDILEDAYFAELNVNKIFEMSSKKEHFSQFSIYPAVKRDIAIVVDKDTEEYNVRRAIQDANIKELKSIVLFDVYTGKPLPPDKKNLAYSLEFVSLERTLQGAEVDEFMKKIEDSISRNVGGVVRKNE, from the coding sequence ATGATAATTTCTTATAGGTTGCTTAAGGAACTTTTGGACTTTCCATATACGCCAAGTCAACTTGCAGATAAGTTGACTAACATTGGTATTGAGGTTGAAAAGGTTGAGAATGTTGAAAAAAAGTTTGAAGGAGTTGTAACAGCAAGAGTTGTTGAAATTTATCCAATTGAAGGAACGAAATTATTTAAAGCTAAAGTTGATACAGGAGATGGTGTATTTGATGTAGTAACTGCAGCAACTAATGTAAGACAAGGCGACATTGTTCCATACGCAAGAGTAAATTCCAGAATAAGTGATGGAAGGGTAATCCAGGAAAAAGAATTTTCAGGACACATTTCTAAAGGAATGCTTCTTTCTTATAATGAACTTGGTCTTGATTCGGATTTGTTAAGTAACGATGAAAAGACAGGAATCCTTATTCTGCCCGAGGGAACACCAATTGGTATAAAATTTGAGGATGCATTTCCCGTTGAGGATACGCTTTTAGAATTGTCTCTTCTTCCAGATAGAGCAGATGCTTTTTATGCGCTTGGGGTTGCACGATGGGTTGAAATTCTCCTTGCAAGAGATGAAAAGCGCAGGGCAAACTTTGATAAGTTTAAATATGACATACTTGACGATAAGGATCTTCCTTTTACACCTTTTGCTGTCGAAATTAAAGATAAGGAACATTGCAGTTTCTATTCAGGAAGATTAATAAGCGGAGTTACAGTAAAGCAATCAAGTTATAACTTAAGGAAAAAGTTGTTCAGTTTAAGGATTCGTCCAATAAATAACATTGTTGATATTACTAATTTCGTTGCAAAAATGTACGGACAACCACTCCACGCCTTTGATTTTGATAAGTTAAAAGGAAAAATTGTCGTGCGACTTGCAAGAGATGGAGAAAAAATAGTAACGCTTGATGGCGTTGAAAGAGTCCTTACCTCAAAGAATCTTCTCATAACTGATGAAAGCGGTCCTGTTGCCCTTGCAGGAGTTATGGGGGGTCTTGGAACTGCCGTTACGAATGAAACCAAAAATGTTTTTCTTGAAAGTGCATATTTTACACCCTCGACTATATCCAAAAGCGCAAGAAGTTTGGGGCTTTTGACGGATGCGTCTTCACTTTTTGAAAAAGGAGTTGATCCTAAATTTACGGGAATTGCTTCTCTTGTTGCATCGAAGTTGATACTTGAGGAAGGGGGAGGTAAAGCCTATAAAGATAGCGTTGCAGATTTTAGATCGGAGAAGGAAAGCGTAAAAGTGCGTGTGAATAAGGTTTCAAGCCTGTTGGGTGAAGACATATCTAAGGAAGAAATTAAAAAGTACTTCGACATGGAAGGCTTTGATTATAAAGAAATTGAAAATGGATTTTTGGTTTCTGCTCCATCCTTCAGGCAGGATATCTCTATTGAAGAAGACCTTATTGAAGAGATAATACGAATGCGCGGATATAACGAGTTTTCGGAGAAGCCAATTGTTGCACCGCTAAGGAGTGGAAGTTTCGAACCAATCGTTAAGTTCAATATGGAACTTAGAGAGGTTCTTTTAAGGCTTGGACTGAATGAAATTGTGACATCAACTCTTACAAACAAAGAAATACTTTCTAAGTTTGGCTTATATGATGAAGAAAAAGTAATAAAAATTCTTAATCCTCTTACTGAAGATATGTCTCTTTTAAGACCGTCACTTTTTGTTGGAAGTTATGAAGTCGCCGTAAGAAACATAAATGTCCAGGAAGAAAATCTTGCGATGTTTGAAATAGGGAAGATATTCTTTAAGGATAACACGAATTTCAATGAAGAGTATCACTTTTCTATATTCCTTAAAGGTAACAGAGTCTACAGGAATCCTTACGGGAAAACTTTGCCTTATGATTATTATTATTTAAAAGGACTTATTGAGGCGGTTTTTGAGGATTTTGGCATAAGGGCTGAGTTTAGAAAATCGAATTTCCCATATTTACACCCTTATAAGACAGCAGAAGTTTATTCAAACGGCGTTGTTTTAGGATACATTGGAGGTATTCATCCTGATATTCTGGAAGATGCATACTTTGCCGAATTAAATGTTAATAAAATTTTTGAAATGTCTTCTAAAAAAGAACACTTTTCTCAATTTTCAATTTACCCAGCGGTTAAGAGGGATATTGCAATAGTCGTAGATAAGGATACCGAGGAGTATAATGTAAGAAGAGCAATACAGGATGCAAATATAAAAGAACTCAAAAGCATAGTCCTTTTTGATGTGTATACAGGCAAGCCGTTACCTCCCGATAAAAAGAACCTTGCCTACTCTCTTGAGTTTGTTTCTCTTGAAAGAACCCTTCAAGGGGCAGAGGTTGACGAGTTTATGAAAAAAATTGAGGATAGTATTTCAAGGAATGTTGGTGGTGTAGTTAGAAAGAATGAATAA
- the pheS gene encoding phenylalanine--tRNA ligase subunit alpha — translation MEIFEDLKRDFEEQINKIKNLDELRQIEIFFLGKKGKIQELFKQIKSVPENERKEFGEKVNNLKEYIENLITEKEKELSNILREEKLRSEAVDVTAPGLILEKGTEHILNKVIEEVKSIFISMGFDVFSGPDIESDYYNFEALNIPEHHPARDMQDTFYLAEKMLLRTQTSPMQIRTMEKQKPPIRMIAIGRCYRRDALDSSHSPQFHQIEGLVVDKGISFANLKATLSEFSKKMFGENTKVRFTPSYFPFVEPGAETSITCVICGGKGCPVCKYTGYLEMGGSGMVHPNVLKNVGIDPEEYQGFAFGWGIERIAMVKYGIPDIRYFLQNDMRFLKQF, via the coding sequence ATGGAAATATTTGAGGATTTGAAAAGAGATTTTGAAGAGCAAATTAATAAAATTAAAAACTTAGATGAATTAAGACAAATAGAAATTTTTTTCCTGGGCAAGAAGGGTAAGATTCAAGAACTCTTCAAGCAAATTAAAAGTGTTCCAGAAAATGAAAGAAAGGAGTTTGGCGAAAAAGTAAACAACTTAAAAGAATACATAGAAAATTTAATAACCGAAAAAGAGAAAGAGTTATCAAATATTTTAAGGGAAGAAAAACTTAGAAGTGAAGCAGTTGATGTAACTGCGCCTGGACTAATCCTGGAAAAAGGAACAGAGCACATTCTAAATAAAGTAATTGAAGAGGTAAAATCTATTTTTATTTCGATGGGTTTTGATGTTTTTTCAGGCCCAGATATAGAAAGCGATTATTACAATTTCGAGGCTTTAAATATACCTGAACATCATCCTGCAAGAGATATGCAGGACACATTTTATCTTGCAGAAAAGATGCTTTTGAGAACTCAAACATCACCAATGCAAATCCGAACAATGGAAAAGCAAAAGCCACCTATAAGGATGATAGCGATTGGAAGATGCTACAGACGAGATGCACTTGATAGTTCACACTCCCCTCAATTTCATCAAATCGAAGGTCTTGTTGTAGATAAAGGCATTTCTTTTGCAAATCTTAAAGCAACGCTTTCTGAGTTCTCAAAGAAGATGTTTGGAGAAAACACGAAAGTTAGATTCACTCCTTCATATTTTCCTTTTGTTGAGCCTGGTGCAGAAACTTCAATTACATGTGTGATATGTGGTGGAAAAGGATGCCCTGTATGCAAATATACAGGTTACCTTGAAATGGGTGGCTCTGGTATGGTTCATCCTAATGTATTGAAAAATGTTGGAATAGATCCTGAGGAGTACCAGGGCTTTGCATTCGGCTGGGGCATTGAAAGAATTGCAATGGTAAAGTATGGTATTCCTGATATACGATACTTTTTACAGAATGATATGAGATTCTTAAAACAATTTTAA